CAACACTTCCCAATATCTCAAACCTTCAAATGTTGGGAATGGAATTTAATAGTCTCACAGGAAGTATTCCTTCCAGCTTTGGAAACGTACAATATTTGCAAACCTTAGAACTTAATAATAATTCTTTGGGAAGCTACTCAGCTGGAGATCTTGATTTTCTTGGTGCTTTAACCAACTGCACGCAACTAGATGTCTTAACTGTGTCAGAAAATGTGCTTGGGGGTATCTTGCCTACCTCTATTGCCAATATCTCCATATATGTTACGGAATTAAGCCTTGGGTGGAATCTCATCTCTGGAAGCATTCCGCATGACATTGGTAATATAATCAACTTACAAACACTTTTGTTGGCAAATAATCTACTGTCAGGAAGACTCCCAGCCTCTCTTGGGAAACTTTCAAATCTAGGCCTATTAAGTGTCTCTTCAAATAGAATGTCTGGAGAGATACCCTTTTCTATAGGAAATATCACCCGGTTAGAAAAACTTTATTTGGACAAGAATAGTTTTGAAGGAACCATTCCTCCGAGTCTTGGGAATTGTAGCTATATGCTTCGTTTAAGGATGGATCATAACACGTTGACTGGAACTATACCTCGAGAGATTATGCAAATTTCACCTCTTGTTTTTCTAACCATGTCAAACAATTATTTGACTGGCTCTTTACCAAAAGATGTTGGAAGCCTTGAACATCTTGGTACACTGTCTGTTgcatataataaattatcagGGGAACTGCCACAGACTTTGGGGAAGTGTCTCTTGATGGAACAACTTTATCTGCAAGTGAATTCTTTTGATGGAACCATTCCAGACATAAGTGGGTTGGTGGGTGTTAAAGAGGTTGATTTCTCCAACAATAATCTCTCCGGAAGTATACCAAGATATTTGGCAAACTTTAACTCGTTGGAGCATCTCAATCTATCTATTAACAACTTTGAGGGAAAAGTGCCAACAGAAGGAAAGTTCAAGAATGCTACTATTGTTTCAGTATTTGGAAACAAAAACCTATGTGGAGGCGTCTTGGAATTGAAACTAAGTTCATGCTTATCACAAGAACTTGAGAAAAGGGCGAAACACTCATCTCTTTCAAAAAAAGTTGTGATTGGAGTATGCATAGGTGgatctatatttataatattgttcATAGCTTCAGTTTCTCTTTGTTGGTTCAAAAACAGaaagaagaacaaaacaaaTGCAGCAACTCCGTCCACCTTTGGGATTTTCCTTGAACAAATAAGCTATGGAGATCTTCGAAACGCAACAGATGGTTTCTCTTCAAGTAGTTTGATTGGGTCAGGCAGCTTTGGTGCAGTGTTTAAAGCATTGCTTCCAGCACAAAACAAGGTTGTTGCAGTGAAAGTTTTAAACATGCAGCGACGTGGAGCAATGAAGAGCTTTATGGCAGAATGTGAATCCTTGAAAGACGTAAGGCATCGTAATCTTGTGAAACTGTTGACAGCTTGTTCAAGTATTGATTACCAAGGAAATCAATTCAGAGCTCTGATCTATGAGTTCATGCCAAATGGAAGCTTGGATATGTGGTTGCATCCGGAAGAAGTGGAAGAGATTCATAGGCCATCAAGAAATTTGACACTTCTTGAAAGGCTTCGCATAGCGATAGATGTTGCTTCTGTTCTGGATTATCTTCATGTTCATTGTCATGAAGCTATAGTTCATTGTGATCTTAAGCCAAGCAACGTCCTTCTAGACAATGATCTAACTGCGCATGTTAGTGACTTTGGTCTAGCTCGGATCCTCCTTAAATTGGACCAGGAATACTTTCTCAATCAACTCAGCTCTGCTGGAGTCAGAGGAACCATCGGCTATGCTGCACCAGGTAAAACTATTCCATGTCTgtaatgttttaattattaaaaaatattataaattccTTGATTGCtattatttttgattatatGAATTATGGTACAGAATATGGACTAGGAGGGCAGATATCAACACACGGAGATGTGTATAGCTTTGGGATTCTTGTTCTGGAAATGTTCAGTGGGAAACGACCAACCAATGAGGTGTTCGGAGAAAACTTTACCCTATGTAGCTATGTCAAATCTGCATTGCCAGAGCGAGTATTGGAAGTTGCAGATGAATTTATTCTTCACAGCGGCCTTAGAATCGGCTTCCCTGCAGCCAAGTGCTTGACACTGGTTTTTGAGGTGGGACTGAGGTGTTGTGAAGAATCTCCAATGAGCCGGTTGGCAATGAGTGAGGCTGTAAAAGAATTGATCTCAATCAGAGAGAGTTTCTTCAGATCCAGAAGAAGAGCTGGGCGTTGAGGTGTTTGTCCTTCCCTCCACAAACTTGAAGACTTATTTGATATAATTGTCTTATGCATATTATGCTTGAAGGTTTTGAATGTATGCTATCTTGCTGTGTAATTTGCTGACAGTGGACGAATGTTGTttgacaagttttttttttttttaaatttcttgcATTTCACATTCAGCTGTGTTTCAAAATACAAAGTAAAGAACCGTATTTTTACAACAAAGGCCGAGACATTCTCTTAAATACAGATAAGAACCATCTCAAGACCAATATATTCGTGGTTACATGATTACAATAACaaccaaaataaacaaaaacaaaaagtaaataaaaattatttactcaTTTGCCATAATAGTGTTAAGACTTGGCTTCTTGTATCTCCTAAGAAGCAAAGAAGAGCAAACTACACTAACCGAAGAGAGTGCCATGCATGCTCCGGCGGCCCATGGCGGCAGTTGCACTCGCAAAAGCGGGAAGAACACTCCTGCTGCTATCGGGATCGACACTACGTTGTAAGCCATGGCGAAAACGTAATTCATTCGGATTCTTGTTAAAGTTTTCCTTGAGAGATCGATGGCTATAATAACATCTTCCAAGTTGTTTCTCATCAGAACGTAATCCGCTGCTTCTATCGCTACATCAGTCCCCGCACCGATTGCCATTCCCACGTCAGCAGCGGCTAGAGCCGGCGAGTCATTGATTCCATCTCCAACCATCCCCACCGTGCTTCCGTCTTTTTGCAGTGAACGGACCACTTCTGCTTTCCCTGCTGGCATTACTTCCGCTCTCACGTCTTCGATACCAACCTACTCATGccacatacaaaaaaaaaagctaaccGAGATATAAAACTAcaataaccaaaccaaacagGAGCCAACCCACAAAGAAATGAAATGATTCTAACCTCTTTAGCCACTGCTCTTGCTGTTCTCCAGTTATCACCGGTAACCATTATGGATCGAACGCCCATTCTACGGAGAAGCTCCACGACCATAGGGGCTTCTCTCTTTAGTGGATCAGCGATTCCCATCACGCCAACTAGTTCGCTGTTATAGGCTACAATAACTCCCGTCCTTGCGCTTTCTTCAAGCTCCCCAACAAACTTGTCAACGTGGTCGGGGATGGTTATGGAGTTCTCCGACATAAGTTTACGGTTTCCCACCTAAcccaagaaaaaatattttctttcagTTAATTAACACATAAACAAAAGCAAAAGAATTTGAGCTCTTAGTCATGTACCTACATCTTATAGGACTTGGTCCAAACCATATATTatatcaacttttttttttggtgttccAGAAAAGGAAGTTGATATGATATATGGTTTAGACCAGTCCCATAAGATGTACATGACTAAAAGCTCAAAACCCTCCTACgcgttaaagaaaaaaatatctctATTAATCCAAACCAGAATCATCCTGTTGTTGACTAAGCACTGAATCCCTTTTCCGGGAAGAGCAGAGAAATCTGATGTATCGAGTAACCATCCAGAGTTTTGAGACTCTCTGCCGTCTTCAGCTGATTCATCAGTGGAGTGGAACTGGCTAGCGTAGTCCACTATAGCTTTTGCCAAGGGATGTTCACTGCTAGCCTAAGGAAATCAAGAGACACAAGTGAAATGATGTTAAATTGTTAATGAATAAAAGTCTCACGTAGTTGACGATGAAATTAACTATTCACTGAGAAACTAAGAAGCTAGTAAAGAAGATTTAACTTACCTCAGCAGAAGCAACAAGTGTAAGGAATTCTCCACGGTCCATCTCTGAGAACACTTTTGCGGTTGTAACGGTAGCTTTCCCTTGAGTTAAAGTGCCTGTTTTGTCAAAGATTATATATTTCAGTTTGTGAGCTTTCTCCAATGCATCACCTCCTTTGATCAGTACACCATTGGTTGCACCAACTCCTGTTGCCACCATAACAGCGGTGGGTGTTGCCAAGCCAAGTGCACAAGGACAAGCAATTACGACAACAGATATTGAGAACATAAGCGAGAACACAAAGTGAGTTCCGTTTTCCGGTATCCATTCTTCTGGGTAACCTCCAACAGCTCCAGCAATTGACCTACAAAATCATTTGATTCTAGAAATGAGAACAAACTAAGAGAGATTGGTAAAAGCTAAGGTACTGAATCTCACCATCCCACTAAGGTGATCAACGACAAAGTAACCACTACCGGAACAAAGATACTTGCAACCTACACATGAGAAagacataatatattttatgctTGTTAATAATTATATCACAAACTAACAGATGACACAACTACTCACATAATCTGCAAATTGCTGGATAGGAGCTTTAGACATTTGTGCCGTCTCGACCAAACTTATGATCTGGCTTAGAACTGCATCAGATCCCACTTTTGTAGCTTTAATGTGAAGAGCACCATGCGTGTTAATAGTACCTCCGATTACTGGTGAACCAACCTCTTTAGAAACAGGAACTGATTCACCAGTCACCATACTTTCATTGACGTAACTTGAGCCCCACACAACAACACCATCTGCAGGGATCTTTCCACCAGGAACAACTTTTAATGAATCACCAGGCTGAATCAGCAATGCATCTATCTCCCTTTCCCCTACAAACTTCTCTCCTATAAAATAGAAGaaataaatggaaataaacattaaaaagttaaatactAAGTAAAGATAGGATTAGGACACGTAAATACTACCTTTGCCTTCAATTAGTAAAACCGCTGTTGCTGGAGTAAGTTGTACTAGTTTCTTCATAGCATCTGAAGTTTTCCCCTTTGCAAGAGATTCCAGATACTTTCCAAGTAAGACAAATGTAATCAACATAGCGCTTGCGTCAAAGTACGTTGGTGACCAAAACCCAGTGACCGCACCATATAAAAGAGCCCCAACAGAGTAGAAGTATGACGCGGACGTGCCCAGAGCGACCAGCACATCCATGTTAGTTGAACCATTTCGAAGAGCTCTCCATGCAGCAACGTAGAAGCGCTTACCAATAACAAACTGAATAATACTTACCAAGCCCCATTTAAACCAATCACTCATCATGAAAGGTCCACATCTCCATACCAGTACGTTATTCAAAGCAGCAATGTAGGGGCAGATTACTTGGATACAGAAGAGAGGAATCtggatcaaaaaaaaattgtattaaatgaCATAAGATAACAGATTTAAGACCAGTAAATTCCCGGACCGGCTCTAAGATTTTGGGTCCATaaacatttactaaaaactttaataaaaaaaattatataatttagagggttatatctatgtatataaaatttaaaataagtggatgttttactaaatttttgtCCAAATCCGGTCTTAGTGAATGCATCATAAATGGTGTGTCCATTAGCATATAAAAAACTCACAGCAAGAGAAAGACTGCAGATAAAACGACGAAACATTTTCGAAGCCTCTCCAGTATCTTTGGAAGTCAACCTTTCATAAGGGCTCATGACACGCAACTTGAACTTCCCGTAACCTTCTCCTTCAATATCATCAACCAACGTTCTCGAATTCACAACTTCCGGATCAAACACCACATCAAGCTCTCCTGATAAACTGTCAACGCGAAACTGTCTAACCCCGTTCAATCTGGTAAGTATACCTTCAAGAACCTGAGCGTCAAGCTCGTTTAGCACACCATCAACTCTTAAAAGGAGTTTGTCCTGCTGATTGCTCTGCACAAGGGACCCCTCGAAGCCAGCATCTTCGATCGCGGTTATAATATCATCTTTGTTGATTAGGTTAGGATCGTACTCAACTTCTCCTAACGATGTAGCTAAAGCAACCACTGCTCTTTTAACGCCAGGAAGGTCTTTTAGAATGCCTTCAACTGAGTTAACACAAGCTGCGCATGTCATGCCTCCAATAGTAAACTGTCCCACTAAAGTTGTCTTCGTCCCGGCAGTAACAGGATCTGCTAGAATCTCTGCCTCAAATCCGGCATCCTCTATAGCCTCTTTAATGTCCTCTTCCTacaacagaaaaataaataaagatgaAATCGTcgagaaataaacaaaaatgaaaactattaattaaaagaatagGCATGGGCTTCAGGTTGTTGGAGTTTGGATTgagtttttgggtttttggatTTCGGATTTAGTCTCTAAGCCTTTTCGGATTATGTATATGTTCAGGTCAGATTTGGTTAAATTTAGTTAGATGTTATACTtcagtaaaatatatatattggttctaattttttatgaGCTCGGTTAATAATActtattttctgatatttttaaataaactatcaaaataatattaaactaagtatttaaattatttatttagaatTTGAATTTTTCGTATACTAGTTCAAATATTTCGATTTGctattttaagtttttctaaTATTCGAGTGTTTTGAATGTCCCCTTTCAACTTTGAGTTGGGTTCAATAATATCCATATCCGAAATACCTTCTTACAAAAtctattaatgtattttatagaTCTCAAATACGAAGTTAGGTTCAGGGTTCTGTTTGGATTTTGGGTTCACTTAAAAAGTGTTCATGCCTAAGAATGGAAacgattaatatttttttttgacaagaactaaaacaattaattaaaaagagagaaacCTTGATTAAATTAGGGTCGAAAACGACGTCGGCCCTGTTCTGTAGTAAAGCGACAGAGGCTTTGAAGACACCATTAACGCTCATCAAAGCTCCTTCGACGGCATTAGAACAAGCAGCACAAGTCATACCGGTTATTCCGACCTGAATCTTCTTCAAAACGGAATCTCCGCTTCCACCCTCTATCTTACTCAGAAAATGAGCGTTCTCTTCGTCGTCATCATAGGAATCAAGAAGACGAACTCCCTCCATCTCTTCGTTCTCCGCATCCGAAGAACCAAGGCTGTGTCCGGTGATCCGTGTAAGCTGTATATCTCGTCTACTCGGCGCCATTTTTACGTTTGTGAGATTCCGACGTCAAGCAGACGGAGAAAATGGATCAAATTGATGAAGAAGGTGAAAGAGGagagaacttcttccacgattGATGTTTGAATTTCTGAGActcatttgttttcttttaaagtataaaaaaaatagtattactTTTTTGTGAgatggagaaaaaaaacaatctatttttttactggCAGAATCTATTTACCCAAGTGATATATATAGGATACCTTTTTGGTTTCGAGGAAAAATAAGGAAAATGAAGTGACGCACTCTACGATTGGGCTAAGACGGCTTTAATGTTTACATACCATTCTTATGATAtattcataacttttgaactaTATATTATCACGAGAAGAGGACATCCtattttgttattataaatgaattCAGGTTATATGACTATGGAGTAATCATAGTTTCGTAAAAGCCGGATAAAACGAAGTTAATctgattttatttgttttataggATTAATTTGAGTTATTTACTTCGTATGGACAATTGATGAATGATGATGACTTGCACAACTTTGGGAGGTTTCTCACATGAGCGAATGTTTTAATTGTGGAAACGTGTAGTTGACGGCAACCCTAAACTAAACGCAAACAATGAGAAGAAAAGTGAAGTCGTTGAATCTGGCCAGAGGTAATTTTGTAATTCTGAGACCAATGATATTTAGTTGAACATAACTTCAGCCGGACTAAGGAGAGTTGGTTAGTGTTTGGGTGTCAATTTCTAAAGCATTTTAAATGTCAGAAGAGAATGGAACTTGCTAGACTGTTCAGAGTCTTTCAAACTTCTTTTCCCATAATGAATGCATCGTCCACCCTGTCTGTAGAAAATCCAGAGCAATACAACTGACGACTGATTGATATCGGTATTTAATAGTTCGGTAAGGCATACATGGCCAATATTAAGACGATTTTCTAACTGAAGCATTCTACAATCTACATTTTCTGGTATTACACAATCCAAACAAACCAGTTAGATCATTATAAAATAAGCTTCGTCATTCTCTTACACATGTTTTACAATCGAGAagaatttaaaaagataaaaatggtaaaagtcccaGTACATATACTGCTTCTTCACTGAGTTGCGTCATACCTACAAAACTTAATAGCCATTTAGTACCCACTTTGATCGCAAGGACCTAAACAAAGCAACACTGGTATATTTTCAATTGTAGACTTCAATCGTCACCTGGAGAAATATCAATCACCATCTTTATGGATTCTTCATTATCTTCTTGTTCTGTGTCGGTGTTTGGAGTTTCAGCCTCTGTGGGCTCACATTGCTTGTTTGAGGCATTCTCAGACTGTTGGTTCTCTTGCTTCACGTCCAAATGCTTATCGTCTGAATGAATCATAAGTTGATCAGCCTCATTTTTCTCACAAGTTTCTAAATCTGAGTCTCCATCCTCGTTGGTAGATTTAGGTTCAGAGATTTTGTGCTCTGGCGATACAGATCTTGACGTACCAGTGACTTCCTCTAGACTTGGCTTTGGTACTTCAGATGGTTCTGCTGCTACCACATAATCTTCTTGAGGAGCTTGAACTCTGATTGGCTCGGAGGAAGATGGTTCTGTGATGTTTAGGTTCTGATGTGGCAAATTGGCTTGAGAGGACCCAGAAGGTTCACCTGACAGCGATGGTGGAAGCAAAGGAGGAGTTGGTGGATTGCCTTGAGAGCTGCTTTCTGCTACATTGTGGCTGCTACTAGCAATGCCTGTAGTCATTTGGCTTGATGGACGTGATTtacgtttctttttctttctcagaCTGTGTCTTGGATCTCTTGGAACAGGAGGTGGCGGCTCTGGTATCACAAACGGTGGAATGGTAGTAGAATCTTTACCATATAAAACTCGGACTGATTGAGCTATAGCTGAGACGGTTGGAGGTAAGGTGGGTGGTTCAGGTGACTTTGCAGCGGGAACAGTCACAGCATCCCGTAACCAATGAGGTAACTTGTTCTCTGAAGAGCTAGTACCTCCCAATACGTCTTTCCCCATCGGATTGGAGAGATTCATCACTCGGTTTGGATCAAGGAGAGATGGATTGGCTGATCTTCCCAAGAACACATTGTTGCTTGAATCAAGCATTGGAGGTAACTGCATATCTAGAAACAAAGGCAGTTTTCCGCGCTTAATGGCATCACGTCTTTCATCAGTTCTCTGTGTGTTTAAGGAGCTTAAACTATCCAAACCCAGCGAACCTAAGTTTCCCATTCCAAGAGAGTTGAGTGGAAAAGGCTTGTCACTGGGAGTATTTGATGGTCCAGCAGAAGGATCACCAGAAAGGTCCAGAGGAGGAAAAGGCTCACTTCGCAATCCCAAGTGATTAGAGGACTCAAACAACGGAAGGGTAGATGCTAGATCGTTGAATCCGAGCTTTATGTCTGTGAGGTGGGACTGGAACCTTGGAGGAGTAGCATATTTAGTTCCATGTAAAGCCCGGTTCATTATACCTTGAGGAAGACCAGGAAACAAGGGAGTTTTGGTGGACTTATCTGTCCTGCTTGACTTAgatggaagagaagaaagactATCCAAGAATTTACGTTGCTCTTCTTCCCACCTCGCTGCCAAGTACTCTGGAGATTTGAATTTGGAAAATTTTAGCCTTGGATCTCTGAGAATTGTCTCCCAGTTTCCATACCCATGTCTGCGAATCCCAATCCAGAGAGAATCTAGTTCATCCTCGGACCATGCGTCTactcttgttttctttttctgcaAGTGCCCAAGTCCAGAGCCTGTTCTCAGCATTATGTTCTCAAGAACCTTTCGATGGTTCTCCGGAATAGATGAAAGAGCTGATGAAAACTGATCCAAACCCAGAGGCGGTAACTCCTCTTGTTGGCTGAACACAGGTGGGTCCACAGGAGGGACTTTCATATTTGGTAGAAACGGCATCGGTGGCATGGAAAATAGGTCTTGCATAGAATGACCACTTCCTTCAAATCTTTTCCTCAGAGAAAGATTAGCCATGATTTCCTGATGCGAAGTTCCCATGTTTCTCTGCTGAAATGGAAATCGAGGAAGCAGCTTATCATCAAATGGTAGGTTAAGTAGCGGAAACTTCTCCTGGAACTCAGCCAAAGCAGCACCAGAACTTCGGGGACGCTCAAAATCCCCTGACGGAGGAAACTGCAATGTGCATATAAGATTTAACACAGATATAAGTATACGTTTATTTTTTATGCGTGTGTGTATGGGAAGTAGATGTGTTAGGAGGTAGAGGAGAGAGGGAAATACCGGACGAACTGGAAGCCAACCATCCATATTACTAAGAGGCTGCTGAGAAGGTTCCTCCTTTACATTATGTGGTTTTAGATTACCCATAGAAGGCTCCTGGTTGTTTACTTCCCTCTCAACCGAACCCGATCTTTGGGGTAGACTGAAAGGAAAATGAGGTCCTGGTATGGTCCTGTTCTGTCTACTACTTGGACGAGAATAATTTCTCCGGGAGGGTTCTGGTTGCGTAAAATTAGGAGCACACAGTCCAAGAACCGGCAGGTTGTTTGGGGGTAAAGATGGTGGACATTCTGCGCCATTAAGATGTTGACTTGGAAGATCTGGTGTAGGATCTGAAGAACCGTCTAGCCTTAGCGGTCTGGATTTTCTTTTCTGTGCATCACATTGTTGGCTATCGTCCACGTCCATCATTACAGGGCTTTCTTCGTCTTGATTAGCTGCTTCAGTTACCTGATCCACATTGCCATTAGGAATTGAGTCTTCAACAGCATTCCTTTTTGCAAGCCGATTTTTTTGCCTTTCTCGCAGCTTTGTGCTGTTTTGCAGAAAACAAAGATACCGTTATtccagatcttgaaaaaaagcATGAAAAGGAGTTACAGAGCAGCAACTTAATATGAAAAATCCAATATCCTCTAAACAAATTATACGCAAATTGATACTGCTACAGAATCTTATTTCATCTTCCCATCAGGAGAAATCAGAATCTCAGTCTATGCAAAAAAATATCTGGAAAGGAGGCATGATTTTATCTAAAACTTGCAAATGGAgcaaaattttacaattcacTATTATCAACCTAGCAAATGGCAAACAACCAATAGATTTAGAACTTAAACTTACAACTTGTCTTTTAGGGCTCGGCCTGCAGGTGTATATTCCTTTTTAAGTTCTGGTTCTTTCTCATCTTCACCGCCATCCTGCAATAGTTATATGATAGGAAAACTAGTAACTGACATGGCAAAGGTATTCATAGCCACAAAAAGATGCTCTTGTCTGTAGAGTAAAACCGTTACCTCGACTACAGCTCCACTGGTATTTGGGGCATATGCTTCCCTGTATGAAACAGCCTTTCTCAAACGTTTTCCTCTACCAAGCGTTGCTTCTTCCTCGCTCTGATATCTCTTCCATCTATAAGTACAATTGTCAGTATGAAAATCAGCAAATAAGTAATAACAAGTAGTGAAAGCAAGAACATAAGCTGCGAATTTCGTTTAGACTGAAGCAAATAAACATAGGCAAGTAGCTGAACTAAGAGTAAGAGGGAAGCCGAACCTCATACGCAGAAGCCTGTCCCAGTCATTTTCTTCCGTAAAAGTAACTACATCATCATCTTTCCTTTCTGAACTATGTTCATCAGTATCATCAGCCACCAGAGGAGGTGATTCGGCTCCAACTTGTTCTTCAGCTGTTTCCTCATTCCATTCCACAGGCTGATTAAgaagaaatatataaaccatCGACAACAGAAGCAATATAATTATCATTGTGGACAAAAAACATAATAACGAATTCAACTATGTATCTTAAAGCAACCAAAAGTATTCTTCAGGTAAAACAATGGTCATTTCAGTTAATAAGCTACCAATTTCAGATGGAATTTTTTCTGCAACATGAGcacaaaattcaaaagaaaatctTGCATCTAGAAACCATATTATAGCAGTGCATATGAACATGTCATTTAGCAAGACAAAACATGATTTCTCACCTTTACGGAGCCGAGCATATCATTCTCCAACTCGGTATCAGCGCCATCTGTGGAGGGTGATTGAATATTTGTCCGATCAAGCAGCTTCATTATTGCAGTCTCGTCCCAAACAATCTTCCCATTTCCATCTGTACATTTGTCCTGGTAAACATCTCCGAGGCCACCACCCTTTTTCCGGCTCTTGCTTTCTAAATCCATGATTACATCTAAGTTGCCATTACTTTCAGATGTATCTTTCTTGTTCGCACCAGCAGAGTCATTGAAAAGTTCTTCAGTCCCCCAGCGCAGGATATCTTCAAATTCCTTCTGAGATCCGGACTTGTTTACAAATAGCTGATCGAGCATCAATTTCTTCTTGGCCAGCTGCAGAATACGCTCTTCTACACTGGCACGGACGACAAGTCTATAAACCAGAAGTTGTTTGGATTGTCCAATTCGATGAGCTCTATTCATGGCTTGAATATCAGCATGGGGGTTGAAATCAGAGTCATAGATAATGACAGTATCAGCTGTCGCCAGATTGATACCAAGACCACATGCACGTGTAGATAACAGAAAAACAAACCGATTTTTGTCTTGGTTGAAACGTGCAATAGCTGCTTGACGATCAGCAACAGCAACAGAACCATCCACCCTTTCAAATGTTTTAGGCCCAAATTCTACATTCAAGTAGTCCTCCAGAATGTCTAAAAGCTTTGTCATCTGTGAAAATATCAGAACTCTGTGGCCTTCCTTATGAAGCACCTTGAGCATGGAGTGCAACAGAGTCAACTTAGCTGATGCTTTTATTCTCATATCATGAAGAAACTCCAAAGACCCAGACTCAGGCTCCGTGCCTGGTATCAGATATGGGTGATTGCACACCTTTCTCAACTGCATCACTATGTTCAACATTGATTGTTGTGCTACCCCTTTCCCGATATTTCGTAGTATCTGATAGTTCTTAGTTAACATTGCACGATAATATTCAGCCTGGATTGATGACAACTCAACAGGGACCATCCTCTCTGTCTTTGGAGGAATATTCTGCATGGCATCTTTTTTAAGCCGTCGAAGCATATGAGGAGCAACAAGTTTCTTCAGTTCCTCTACTTTCTCAGCACTTGTCAGATCATGAAACTTCTCCTcaaaagaagacaaagaagggAATGAAGATGGTTGCAAGAAGTTGAGCAGATTATACATCTCACCAATGTTATTTTGAAGAGGGGTCCCAGTCAAAAGTACACGGTGTTGAAAAGAGAATGTGTTGAGCAAGCTAAACAGCTTACTTTCTGAATTCTTTAGACGATGCCCTTCATCAACCACAAGAACTTCCCATGGAACTCCACGCAAATGAGATGAGTCGGCCAGAACCATTTCATAAGTAGTTAAGAGGACATTAAATTTGTAGGGCTTCATCTTCTTGGTCGTCTCAGTAGAGCTCTTAGCATGCCACTC
The nucleotide sequence above comes from Brassica napus cultivar Da-Ae chromosome A9, Da-Ae, whole genome shotgun sequence. Encoded proteins:
- the LOC106366688 gene encoding probable LRR receptor-like serine/threonine-protein kinase At3g47570: MFDFVICSSLGIPSLQNMRSMRLFLLLSFTALMLVEAYKFNDETDKQALLEFKSKVSEGRRSVLSSWNNSSPLCNWTGVKCGRKHKRVTGLDLGGLQLGGTISPSIGNLSFLTSLNLENNSFGGTIPQEVGNLFRIQHLLMSLNFLEGGIPTSLYNCSRLFEFELFSNSFTQDVPSELGSLTKLAYLELGKNNLKGKIPASLGNLTSLKYLSFGSNYIKGGIPNDISRLTQVLYLDLSMNHFSGVFPPGIYNLSLLESFNIFGNGFSGSLRPDFGNLLPNIRELYVGSNHLTGLIPTTLPNISNLQMLGMEFNSLTGSIPSSFGNVQYLQTLELNNNSLGSYSAGDLDFLGALTNCTQLDVLTVSENVLGGILPTSIANISIYVTELSLGWNLISGSIPHDIGNIINLQTLLLANNLLSGRLPASLGKLSNLGLLSVSSNRMSGEIPFSIGNITRLEKLYLDKNSFEGTIPPSLGNCSYMLRLRMDHNTLTGTIPREIMQISPLVFLTMSNNYLTGSLPKDVGSLEHLGTLSVAYNKLSGELPQTLGKCLLMEQLYLQVNSFDGTIPDISGLVGVKEVDFSNNNLSGSIPRYLANFNSLEHLNLSINNFEGKVPTEGKFKNATIVSVFGNKNLCGGVLELKLSSCLSQELEKRAKHSSLSKKVVIGVCIGGSIFIILFIASVSLCWFKNRKKNKTNAATPSTFGIFLEQISYGDLRNATDGFSSSSLIGSGSFGAVFKALLPAQNKVVAVKVLNMQRRGAMKSFMAECESLKDVRHRNLVKLLTACSSIDYQGNQFRALIYEFMPNGSLDMWLHPEEVEEIHRPSRNLTLLERLRIAIDVASVLDYLHVHCHEAIVHCDLKPSNVLLDNDLTAHVSDFGLARILLKLDQEYFLNQLSSAGVRGTIGYAAPEYGLGGQISTHGDVYSFGILVLEMFSGKRPTNEVFGENFTLCSYVKSALPERVLEVADEFILHSGLRIGFPAAKCLTLVFEVGLRCCEESPMSRLAMSEAVKELISIRESFFRSRRRAGR
- the LOC106366690 gene encoding copper-transporting ATPase RAN1-like, with protein sequence MAPSRRDIQLTRITGHSLGSSDAENEEMEGVRLLDSYDDDEENAHFLSKIEGGSGDSVLKKIQVGITGMTCAACSNAVEGALMSVNGVFKASVALLQNRADVVFDPNLIKEEDIKEAIEDAGFEAEILADPVTAGTKTTLVGQFTIGGMTCAACVNSVEGILKDLPGVKRAVVALATSLGEVEYDPNLINKDDIITAIEDAGFEGSLVQSNQQDKLLLRVDGVLNELDAQVLEGILTRLNGVRQFRVDSLSGELDVVFDPEVVNSRTLVDDIEGEGYGKFKLRVMSPYERLTSKDTGEASKMFRRFICSLSLAIPLFCIQVICPYIAALNNVLVWRCGPFMMSDWFKWGLVSIIQFVIGKRFYVAAWRALRNGSTNMDVLVALGTSASYFYSVGALLYGAVTGFWSPTYFDASAMLITFVLLGKYLESLAKGKTSDAMKKLVQLTPATAVLLIEGKGEKFVGEREIDALLIQPGDSLKVVPGGKIPADGVVVWGSSYVNESMVTGESVPVSKEVGSPVIGGTINTHGALHIKATKVGSDAVLSQIISLVETAQMSKAPIQQFADYVASIFVPVVVTLSLITLVGWSIAGAVGGYPEEWIPENGTHFVFSLMFSISVVVIACPCALGLATPTAVMVATGVGATNGVLIKGGDALEKAHKLKYIIFDKTGTLTQGKATVTTAKVFSEMDRGEFLTLVASAEASSEHPLAKAIVDYASQFHSTDESAEDGRESQNSGWLLDTSDFSALPGKGIQCLVNNRMILVGNRKLMSENSITIPDHVDKFVGELEESARTGVIVAYNSELVGVMGIADPLKREAPMVVELLRRMGVRSIMVTGDNWRTARAVAKEVGIEDVRAEVMPAGKAEVVRSLQKDGSTVGMVGDGINDSPALAAADVGMAIGAGTDVAIEAADYVLMRNNLEDVIIAIDLSRKTLTRIRMNYVFAMAYNVVSIPIAAGVFFPLLRVQLPPWAAGACMALSSVSVVCSSLLLRRYKKPSLNTIMANE